In one Nicotiana sylvestris chromosome 8, ASM39365v2, whole genome shotgun sequence genomic region, the following are encoded:
- the LOC104233939 gene encoding large ribosomal subunit protein eL37-like — protein MGKGTGSFGKRRNKTHTLCVRCGRRSFHIQKSRCSACAYPAARLRKYNWSVKALRRKTTGTGRMRYLRNVPRRFKTNFREGTEATPRKKGAAVSS, from the exons ATG GGAAAAGGAACAGGTAGTTTTGGTAAGAGGAGGAACAAGACACACACACTGTGTGTGAGATGTGGTCGTCGCAGCTTCCACATCCAGAAGAGTCGTTGTTCAGCTTGTGCTTATCCTGCTGCTCGTCTCAGAAAat ATAACTGGAGCGTCAAGGCACTTAGGAGAAAGACCACTGGAACTGGCCGCATGAGGTACCTCCGCAATGTACCACGTAGGTTTAAGACCAACTTCAGAGAAG GAACCGAGGCTACTCCAAGGAAGAAGGGTGCTGCTGTGTCCTCTTAA
- the LOC104233940 gene encoding GTP-binding protein At2g22870 — MFISHLPKLHSHFSIFCPKPKILITSTLLSKSKTTPVSHFSSVTAAANTLLQNPDSQTKNLELEDVQEQNTHIEISVEKLFVPPDTDISSGSRPLSARILKGSNIVLSKYAGDAQVEQAEFVKSSVETEECPSDGKPEFALVGRSNVGKSSLLNSLVKRKKLALTSKKPGKTQCINHFRINDSWYLVDLPGYGYAAAPHEVRTDWAKFTKDYFLNRPTLVSVFLLIDASIPAKKIDLEYASWLGQNQIPMTLVFTKCDKRKKKKNGGRRPEENLQDFLELIQKFFQTVPPWIMTSSVTNQGRDEILLHMSQLRNYWLKH; from the exons ATGTTTATCAGTCATCTTCCTAAACTCCATTCCCACTTCTCCATTTTCTGCCCAAAGCCCAAGATTCTCATAACATCCACACTCTTATCCAAATCCAAAACAACCCCAGTTTCCCATTTTTCATCAGTTACAGCAGCAGCCAACACACTCCTCCAAAACCCAGACTCACAAACCAAGAATTTGGAACTTGAAGATGTTCAAGAACAAAATACCCACATAGAAATTTCAGTTGAAAAGCTATTTGTTCCACCTGATACTGATATTTCTTCTGGTTCAAGGCCCTTGAGTGCTAGGATTTTAAAAGGGTCAAATATTGTGCTCAGCAAATATGCTGGGGATGCTCAAGTGGAGCAAGCTGAGTTTGTGAAGAGCAGTGTGGAGACTGAGGAATGTCCCTCTGATGGAAAGCCTGAGTTTGCTCTTGTTGGGAGGTCCAATGTGGGCAAATCTTCTTTGCTTAACTCGCTTGTGAAGCGTAAAAAGCTTGCTCTTACTTCCAAGAAACCAG GGAAGACACAATGCATCAATCATTTCCGGATCAACGATAGCTGGTACCTTGTAGATTTACCAGGCTACGG GTATGCAGCTGCACCACATGAAGTACGGACAGATTGGGCTAAGTTCACCAAAGATTATTTCCTAAACCGGCCAACCCTTGTCTCAGTCTTCCTCCTCATAGATGCTAGCATCCCTGCAAAAAAGATTGATCTTGAGTATGCAAGTTGGTTGGGACAGAATCAG ATCCCAATGACACTAGTTTTCACCAAGTGTGATAAgcggaaaaagaagaagaatggagGGAGAAGGCCTGAAGAGAATTTGCAGGATTTTCTAGAGTTGATACAGAAGTTCTTCCAAACTGTACCACCTTGGATTATGACAAGTAGTGTCACCAACCAAGGTCGAGATGAGATACTGTTGCACATGTCTCAGCTGCGAAACTATTGGCTCAAGCATTGA